The DNA segment CGGTTTCGTGCGCGTCGGAGCGCTCCTTGGCGATGGTGTCGAACTCGTCGAAAAAGAGCACGCAGCGCCGAGTCCTTGCGAACTCGAAAACGTGATCGATTCGACTCGTTGTCTCTCCAAGAAAGCTAGATACAACTCCCTCGTAACGCACGGCGTAGAACGGCACCATCAACTCCGCTGCCAACACTTCAGCAAGCGAGGTTTTACCGTTACCAGGCGGACCTTCCAAAAGGATGCGGTTACGCGGTTCCAGGCCGTGGCTGCGGAGAAGCTCGCTACGGTGATGCTCCTCGATGATCTCGTTCACCGCCGCCGTGACGGCAGGCGCCAGATGCACCTCTGACAATCGCCGTTTAGGCACAATTTCGGTGACCAGATCAGCGACCTGGCGGGCGGTGTCATCACGGGCGAGCAGGCTGCGAGCACCGGCAGTGGTGATCAATTCGGACAGACGATCAGCCACAAGATGGTGCTGATTGTTGCGCTCCTCGGCGATGATCGCCTCCACCAGCATGCGAAAGCGGGCGACGTCGCCACGCTGCTGCGCCTCGACCAGATCAATCACCAGGTCAGACCTCGCCATGGCCCCCTCCTTGCACAATGCCGCTCGCTCGATCATTGCAGATGCGCGCACCACCGCGGGTTCAGCGCCGCACAATGTGGTGCTCTCTAGCAGCGCCAACAGCCTCCAGATAGCTGTCCGAGGATTCCTTGCCCGCTCGGCCACCGGCCGCGCGCTGGCTGGCCCACAAGCTGCCCGGAGGTGTCTCTGGAAGCGCAGTGGTGTGCCGCTAGCGATGGTCGGCGCTGGTTGACTAGCTGATTGGTGTGGACGCGACACCCGTTCCAATCGGCGGGCTGATCATCGCGTCCTAGAGGGCGGCGACTAATGCGGGGTCGGTCCGGCGTCGAAGGCGGCCACGTCCAGGGAAGGCCGGTTACTGTCAGCCCAACCGGAAACAAGTCCTTGACCGGAGGTATCGACGTGGCAGTGCGAGGCGAGCGAATCCTGGCAGCAGCGCTGGCAGCAGCGGGAAGGCGGCGATTCCGGAACCGGATCGCCGGGCAAGCCGCCCGCTACTGGTCTGCGCCCACAGGATCGGCCTGGGAAGCGAATTCACACTGGCGCAACGGAATCGGCGATCAAGCCTGGCTGGAGGTTGGTGACGACCACTGGAAGATCTATGAAACCTTCGCCCGAGCCCTTAATTCGCCCAGCCCGAACACGGTGATGGAGTGGGGCGCCGGCGGCGGGGCAAACGCCGTGGCTTTCGCCCCCCATGCGCAGCGCTTCATCGCCGCCGACATCTCCCAAGAAAACCTCGACGAATGCGTCCGACAAGTCCGCGCAACGTGCACGACACCCGTCGAGACACGGCGCATCGACCTCGCCTGCCCCGAACAAGCCACCGTCGGATTGGCGGGCAGCTGCGATGTCTTCCTGTGTCTATACGTGATCGAGCTAACGACGGGCGCGAACGCGGTACGGGCCATCCTTAAAATCGCCCGCACCGTGTTGGCCCCCGGAGGCACGGCGCTGGTCCAAATCAAGTACCACACCAGCGATCGTCGGACCCGCGGCTTCGCCGGGACAGCCTACGACCGAAATTTCGCATCGACCACCACCTTCACCATCGAAGAGTTTTGGAACCTGGCGGCAGAGTGCGGCCTCACCCCACGGCTAATCACCTTGGTGCCGGAAAACCGTCTCGACAGCCGCTACGCCTACTACGCCCTCACAATTCCAGCCGCCGTGCAACCCGCGCCGCCTGACGAGCGCCTGCTCGACGTCAAGTACACAGAGTTCGCCGCCACGTTCAACGCTGACGTCGCCGACGCAGAGAGGCGCGCGGCGCGCGGCAACTACATAAGCCGCCGTGAGGTCGAAACAACCGTCGACGACTGACGGTTAATCGGCTTGCCGCTGACTGGTGTAGTAACCGACTCTCCCTGCGTAGATGGCGCGGTGGCATCGTAGGCAGTTCGGAGATTCCGAGCAGCCAGCCCTAGTTGCTCGCGAATGTGGCTGTGGTGGTGGACGATAGCGCGCGGCCCGGCCTACGTTTGCGTCTATGAGCGGAAGTGAGAAGTTGCGGGCGCGCAAGCGTGCGGTGGAAGCGCAGCGCAGGGCGAACGAGAAACGCGCGAACCTTGAACGTGCCAACGTAGACGATGCCGCCTCGGTTCGTGTGCTGCTCCAGCGGCTGCGCGCCGTTGACGCTTGGGAGACTGTGCGCCTCGATCAAGTGAATGAAAACGTGCGCATGGACGCAGCCCGCAAGCGTGTGAGTCACTTCGTCAACCTGCAAACGGTTACCGGGCGGATGAGGGAACGCGGTCAGACGATCGCGTCGATCGCTACTCTCGCGGAGGTCGAGGTTCGCGACCTCCAAAATGTCCTTCGCAGAGCGCGTGCTGACGCGGGCGGCACGCAGCGTGCAACGGAGTCTCGAAACGCCGCGGCTCTAAGCGCAAACGGCGCAAGTTTGGGGAGCCATAGCGCAGTTGGCGTTGACCATCATCAACCGATCGCAGCGGACAACTACCCGACATCCGATCCGAATCGGTGCGTCCGTTGCGATGCGGTCATGCTGGATCCCGAAGTCACTTCCCGGCGGGGGCGTCCGCGTCGCTATTGCTCTGACACGTGCCGCAGAGACGCCTCGGCGGCGCGTACAGCAGCACAGCGGCACGGAGAACCGATTCGCATCGTCGAGGTTCCTCGTGCTGCCGTCCGAAGTGCATCGAGTACGCAACAACACGGTGCCACCGCTCCGGTAATTCGTTCCGCATGCGACGCGGTAGAATTCGCGCTCCAAAACGCGGACGCCATGAAGATACTATTGTCGAGTGTGGCTGAGCGGGCACGGCGTAAAGAGTTGGACCGCAGCACATTTGAGGCCGCCCGAGAACTCGGCAAAGTGGTCTATCCAAATAGGAGTTAACGCGTACCCTGGCTCGGCGCTACCCCGTCAGATGCGAAGCATGTCGTGTTCCGCCTTCACTTGATGGGGCATGGCTGGCCATGCAAACAGGCGGCGGCATCAATCCCAGCGTGACTGATCCTGACATATGAGAGTTCGGTTGGAATCAAACGTTCTGGACATGACGCGGCTGGCAGTGTCCTGTTTGCTTGAAAGTGCAGATCAGCCCACTGAACTGGGACTATACGCTGAACGAATGTGTGCTCAGCTGTGGCGAAGTGTCTGTGCCAAGCGGTAGTTTATGAAGTCATGGAGCGTCTAGATCTGCAGCCGGCCACCGCGTGGGGCGGAATTGCGGCAGCTGGCGTGGCCGGTTCAGACGCCGCGTCTGTTGAACCGGCTGGTCCAATCGCTAGCGGCAGGCTGTCCATCATCGACGCCGCAGCCGGCCTCGCAGACTTCACTTCTATCGCTGCCCAGCAGGGTCACGCGGCGGGGCTTCTTCTGCGGGTTGAAGCATTGAGCACTGCAGCAGCCGCAGCAGTTAATTCCCTTGTTGTCGTTGATGAACTGAACGCGACACAGCTTCGATCCGTGGTGGAGTGACTGTGAGCAAGCTGGCGTTCTACCTCGCGGTCGTTAGCACCGTGGTTGCCATCATGTCACTCGCTGTGAGTCTCAATATCTTCCCACGTGGGCAGTCTGAAAACGCGATAAGGCCGTCGACCTCGTCCACGTCTGCTGCGGAGCCCTCAGAAAAGCACGACGCAGCAATTGAGGCGTGTGTTGGCCTGAGGAACTTCAAGAGCGGTGTTGGGATTGCGCGTGGCGCCTTCATCGATCGCGTCGACCGGGCCAATGACTGGGAGTCATCAGAAAGCCTGGGGGTGCAGGGCTACTACTTCAGCGCGGTGGGTGCGGAGTTGAACTATATGGCCACCCGGCTAGGTCCAGGCGCACCACGAGAAATTGTTGATGCCCTCGCTGATGTCCGGCGGTCGATCGTGGCTGTGGTCGACGCAGATTTGCGCCGTGAACCCGCCTCCATTTCCAACGACATGGTTGATCAGTACTCGAGTGCCCTGCGGGCCGCTGAAAGTGCCTGCGAAGCAACGGGGGTCGGCTAATGACCGCTTCACCACCCGCTCGTAGCTATTCACGCTTCATCGTGGCGCCCGATGTATGGCCGGTCACCCGCGAGCAATCTGAAGGACGGGCTGCTGCTCAACGTCGTCTGGCGATGGCGACTGCGGCTGCAGCAGATGCTCACCGGGTCGCCTTGCATGGCTTGCAGGTTGTCGGGGTGGCGCATTCAAATGGTTTCGAAGCAATGCACGCTGCCTACAGGCGTATTCAGGTTCGGGCCGACGATAAGGCCGACGCGGATAAGGCTGCCGCTGATCTGATGCAGAGTGTTGCGGCGATCCAGAAGAGTGCTGAGCTGATGATTGACACGATTGATGCTGAGGCACATCAACAACTGGTACACGTGCCGAGCAGAAGTCCCACCGCTATCAACATCATCACCAGTGCTGCTGCGCGGGCGCGAGGAATCGCAGTAGGGGCAGCCGATGAGATCCGCGCTCTAACTGTGCAATTCGTCCAGGGATTTACGCCTCTGCCGGAGGGACCCCCGAATGGCGATCCGTTTAGTACCGGCGATGACGATCGGTCGACCGATAAGCGATCCGACGAATCGCCTGAGCGTCCACCCGAGGCAGCAGTGGAGACCGGTGATACGCAGCCTCGTCTTTCGGTGCCAGACCCGTCTGATGCCGAATCCAGGTCTGGTAACACTGCGCCGCGGGTCAGCACCGGGCCTACCCCTGGTTCTTCATCGCTGTCACCGCACCCCCCGGCGCAGAGCGCCAGTCCTGCGTCCGTAGCCGCGGTTGGTGACATCGGAAGCAGTGGGGTAGGCCTCGCCGGACCAGGACGTTCCTCATCCATCGGCTCGTTGGCCGCGTTCGGAAGTTCAGCATCTCCGCTATCGGGATCGGGCACTGGAGGAATGTCGCAGTCGGGTTTGGTACGACCGGCAGTATCTGCATCGCCGTCTCCTGCTGTCGCGCTGCAAGGGGTCATGCCTGCAAGTGGTCTTGCGCCGCTGTCATCGGTCACCGGCGCTCAGACGACCAGCTTCCCTGCTGTCGTAGCCACTGCGACGCCGGCGCAGCCGGCGGCATCTCCGAGTGGAATCTGGCATCCGTTAATAGGAGCGACCACGGGTGCCGTGCCAGCGTCTATTGCCGGGCCGCAGGTAGTGTCGAGTACTAATCCCTATCCAGCGGTTTCAGCACCCTTGCTGCCCCCGGGGCCGCTGGGTCCGCCGCCTTCAGTTCCGGCCGCAATTCCACCGGCCGCCGGTGCTGTCCCATTGATTGGCGGCGCTCACACCTCAATGGCGCCTGCCGGCGCATCGGTCGCGACGGCAGCGTTGACAACTCCCGCCGCGACGCTGCCGTCCCGGGTAGCGGCCGCGGCGGCCCGGGACTTGGAACGGCGGCGCAACGAGTCGAGTGATCTACAGACGGTTAAATGGTTGGCGTGGGAACTGTTGTACGCCACCGAATCCTGCCGAACCTTCGCACTGTGGGCCGTCGGCCTGATGTATTCAGCGGCTGGCGATCGGCATGTTGTGGCGCTGACACATCACGGTGCGGGTTACGTCCCCGCGGGGATTGTGGTCCCTAAGGGCGTGCGGATGCTCTGGTCTGACCAAGCTATTGGAGAGGGCTTTCGTAGCCGATGGATCGGAAATCTCGATCCGGCTGCGACACTGATCGCCTTCGCAGAAGTCAAGGCCGCGGAGCCGGCTGGCTGGCGCTTAGCCGCTGCAGCGACCACCTGGTCGGACGTAACAGCGCTCATGACTGCCGCGCAACGCTGGGGCACTGAATGGGCCACCTGCTCCGGTATGTCCATGCCCGCCTCAATCGGAAAACGTGACGCTATCGCCAACGCGAATACTCCGCACCGATTGGAGCGGGAGTACCCCGACCTTTTCGAGCGTGTAGCGCAACTTCGTGCCAGAGGGCTTACCCAGCGAGCCGCCAAACTGGTCACGGAAGCAATCGTTTCCGACGCGCGCCTTGCGATCGTCGCCGACGGTGGCCCCCGAATTCCGCCGAACTTCGACTCGGTGTGGCCGGCTGCAGCTGACGGCAGAGTAGACGCTTCGGATCGCGCCCGTTTCGCCGAAGCGGTTCAGCAGCAATGGTTCAGCATCGGAATGGTGCAGCCGGGTTGGGAAGATGAACGCACTGACACCGTCTGTGCAGAGTACAGGGGGCAATGGCTTATTTGCCGGGCGCTTGAGGTGGTCCTGGGGTGGATAGCTGACGACAACTGCGGGGCAATGCAGGCGGACCTGCCGCTGGAAGACATGATCTACGCCGCAGCACATGCCTACCTCGACAGTCGGGGAACCGGCTGGATCACTGCAATTTTCGACGCTGCAGGCGGTTCATCCTGATAATGGATTCGCTCCCTCAGGAGGTAGATGGTGAAGCTTGGCGCGCCGAGCTCGCGCGGCAGCATACGTATCTGGCGAACGTCGTCGATCAAGCATGTGCCTGGACGCGCGAGTTCCACGTGCAAACTGGGGTTGAGCTGTGCGGCAACTACACCTCACTAAAGAGTTATCCCCTGCTGGACTACGCGAACAGGCTGAGACAGCTCAGCTCAGCACTAAAAAGAGTGTGCGCAATTGCTTCGCTACAGCCTCCGCCGCCGACCTGGGACCGCACGACCCTGCATGCGCCCCCGGCTATAGCGGTGCCCGGGCGAGACCCAGATTGGCGACGGGCCGATTACTCGGAAGGCGGTCGGTACCTGCTGATGCTTCAGCCCACTTCGCCACCCGGATACCCGGCTACCGCTCGTGAACAGTGGAGCGCTGCCCTTCGCCTTGCGAGCCCAAGCATCATCGAACGCGAAATCGGTGTGCCGCAACTAGTTGCCTACGGTTGGATGGCTCGATCGGAGTTCGACAAAGCATATCGAGTGGTGCACAGAGCGTTTCTCGACAGTGCGGCCGCCACGTTTGGTCGTGCGTGGGCTACCGGATCTTCCGAGGATGGAACTCGTTCAATGACCGTGCTGGTGAGTTGGATGAAGGCACTGACCGACCATGGGTGCTCCTTGGGTGATTGTGATTCCGTGCTTCGCGACATCGAGGTCGTAGACCCGCAAGCTGTCGCGGATTGCAGAGCAGTCCAGGAAGTTTGGTGCCCTCCCACGCCCTGACCTGCTCCGCCGGCTGATACAAGACCGACGCAAATGCCAGAGTGGCGCCTGCGGCAGTCTTTGGCCTCACGGTGCTTCACTGCTCTCGGGCATGTAACCGGTGACCTCATACTCTTGGACCAATCGTGAAGATCATTGCAATGCAGGACCTCCTAGAGAACTTCGACGAAGTGCTCTTGAGCGTCGAACGAGGGGATTCATTCGAAATCCGGGCGGAGGATGGTCACGCCATCGCCCTGCTGCTGCCGATTCAGGATGAGCTCTAGGACCCAGCCACCCCACCGAGGCGAGCTGCCACATGTCGACGCTTCGCCGGTGTTGACGCATCATCAGACCGGATGAAACGGTATGCGATCAACTATCTGGGCACCTGTTTTCCTGCACCACAGCGCACGGTCAAGACGCTGCCGCCGTGCGACCCTCGCCAGCCTTCGCGTCGGCATTCAAAACTTTCTGCTGACTCCGGTCGAAGTTCGCGTTCTCGCTGATCTGCGTAAGCGAGAGACGCGAGGGTTGCGAGGCTCGCTGAGCCACAACATCTTTGTACGGCGGATAGATTGTCCACAGCAGTACGTTCCTGCGGTTGCGCGCGCCATCATCTTCGATCACCCATCCGAGGTTGCGTAGAGCGGGTGCGTGCCTACGCAGCAGCCCAGAAACGTCGCGACCGTTCTTCGGCCAGTCCCTCGGTCGTTGCCAGTCGTCGTTGACCGGTGTGAGCAGCATCAGCAAATCACTGCCGGATTGACCAACAGCAGGTTCTAATGTCCGCGAGCGAAGCTGTTCGATAAACGGGTCGACGGACAAACTGTCCTCAGACAACTGATTGGCGCGCGACATGTACCGGCGTACGCCATTAGTCGACAAGATCTCGTCCACGGCCGCCAGCGTGCGACAGAAGTCCGCCATCCTGGGCGAGTCCTCAACTGTGATGGTCTCCAACCGATGGTGAACGGAGGCAGCCAAGTCAAGTAGTCCGCCAAAAATACCTGGTAGAGCTGTTTCCCACCGCTGTCGCATCTCGGCCTCTGACTGTCGCATTCTGGGGTCGATGCGTCGCAGCTCGACGATCGCTAGCCGCTCTGCCAGATCGGGTCGGATGGCGCCGACGTCGATTCCGTTGATAATCACGCATCGACGAAACTTGATGACAGCCAGATCGGCATCGGTATATAGAGACCGTTTCACCATGGCGTCGCCTGTCGCAGCGCGGCATAACGAGTCCGACAGCCACGGCGGGATGGCCGACAGGTTGTCCAGAGCAACGACCCACGATCCAGAAGCGGCAACCGCCCATGAGTCCGCGTCCCGCGGCGCCTGACGAAAGGGGGCGGGCGAAGGATCGATGAGTTCGACCAAGCTCCGTGTCGATGTCGTTTTAGCGCTACCTTGCTCGCCAAACAGGGC comes from the Mycolicibacterium litorale genome and includes:
- a CDS encoding AAA family ATPase, translated to MARSDLVIDLVEAQQRGDVARFRMLVEAIIAEERNNQHHLVADRLSELITTAGARSLLARDDTARQVADLVTEIVPKRRLSEVHLAPAVTAAVNEIIEEHHRSELLRSHGLEPRNRILLEGPPGNGKTSLAEVLAAELMVPFYAVRYEGVVSSFLGETTSRIDHVFEFARTRRCVLFFDEFDTIAKERSDAHETGEIKRVVSTLLLQIDRLPSHVVAVCATNHGELLDRAAWRRFQVRLALHPPSRIQATTFLEQLRMRLGGNLGMAPRTLADKLAGASYADIEEFALDVMRRYVLSLPDGRIEDVVREQLKQRNAMRQM
- a CDS encoding class I SAM-dependent methyltransferase, yielding MAVRGERILAAALAAAGRRRFRNRIAGQAARYWSAPTGSAWEANSHWRNGIGDQAWLEVGDDHWKIYETFARALNSPSPNTVMEWGAGGGANAVAFAPHAQRFIAADISQENLDECVRQVRATCTTPVETRRIDLACPEQATVGLAGSCDVFLCLYVIELTTGANAVRAILKIARTVLAPGGTALVQIKYHTSDRRTRGFAGTAYDRNFASTTTFTIEEFWNLAAECGLTPRLITLVPENRLDSRYAYYALTIPAAVQPAPPDERLLDVKYTEFAATFNADVADAERRAARGNYISRREVETTVDD
- a CDS encoding ATP-binding protein: MARERYVLGVSKDGEPFGAERSRPHLAILLRGGRAGLRADLAARYFTETGAVAGGQALTDATLILEGLAATQAPDKLNLRVADHHGTIYIDTGDPNGQVIKVCDGRWSMAPTAPVRFLRNTKLTGAMPAPSPRGDVTKLWEFVNVAVEDRPVLLAFLVAALVQCDVPHPVLALFGEQGSAKTTSTRSLVELIDPSPAPFRQAPRDADSWAVAASGSWVVALDNLSAIPPWLSDSLCRAATGDAMVKRSLYTDADLAVIKFRRCVIINGIDVGAIRPDLAERLAIVELRRIDPRMRQSEAEMRQRWETALPGIFGGLLDLAASVHHRLETITVEDSPRMADFCRTLAAVDEILSTNGVRRYMSRANQLSEDSLSVDPFIEQLRSRTLEPAVGQSGSDLLMLLTPVNDDWQRPRDWPKNGRDVSGLLRRHAPALRNLGWVIEDDGARNRRNVLLWTIYPPYKDVVAQRASQPSRLSLTQISENANFDRSQQKVLNADAKAGEGRTAAAS